One stretch of Legionella birminghamensis DNA includes these proteins:
- a CDS encoding NAD(P)-dependent oxidoreductase, whose protein sequence is MSNYNFEAFEQARRNYQVSDLPFLSKARNGIQAEQPYRGLTILHNTPLTLATAFKIELLALGGAEVVTSCIEIVPPEQRAIELLQAARIPVQLEKQYASTFDFHLDCCAELIYLPPPRLGAVELTQTGSERYRTQALDYPLVSVDDSQLKVIETFFGTGNGFIRAIQELVGTAFHNQPIIVIGNGKVGRGIIHALSPYTSNITVIDCKPPQDSALGFINAADKHAVKAAIKQAYAVVTATGVQGLMSDYYQLEKADCGDALLINMGADDEFGRQFSNSDVVFDKRPFNFSLTEPTLFRYLDPIFFAHNHGINVILDKQAKAGYNPFPTTLAENIVREWQSIYQEPIHLAL, encoded by the coding sequence ATGAGTAATTACAATTTTGAAGCGTTTGAGCAGGCAAGACGAAACTACCAGGTTAGCGATCTGCCCTTTTTAAGCAAAGCCCGAAATGGAATTCAGGCAGAACAACCCTATCGCGGACTGACAATTTTACATAACACCCCGCTTACCCTGGCCACTGCTTTTAAAATTGAACTGTTAGCCCTCGGGGGCGCAGAGGTGGTGACTAGCTGTATTGAAATAGTTCCACCTGAACAACGCGCTATTGAATTATTGCAGGCCGCACGAATCCCAGTTCAATTGGAAAAGCAATATGCAAGCACTTTTGATTTCCACCTCGATTGCTGCGCGGAGTTGATATATCTTCCGCCCCCACGTTTGGGAGCAGTCGAACTCACTCAAACCGGCAGTGAGCGTTACAGGACGCAGGCTCTAGACTATCCCCTCGTATCTGTCGATGATTCGCAATTAAAAGTAATTGAAACATTTTTTGGAACCGGCAACGGCTTTATACGTGCTATACAGGAATTAGTCGGTACGGCATTCCACAATCAGCCCATTATTGTTATCGGTAATGGCAAGGTAGGACGCGGCATTATTCATGCTTTATCGCCTTACACCTCAAACATCACGGTAATCGATTGCAAGCCGCCGCAGGATTCAGCTCTTGGTTTTATTAATGCGGCGGATAAGCACGCTGTAAAAGCGGCCATAAAGCAGGCTTATGCAGTTGTTACAGCTACCGGCGTACAGGGATTGATGAGTGATTACTATCAATTGGAAAAAGCAGATTGCGGGGATGCCTTACTGATTAACATGGGCGCAGATGATGAATTTGGCCGCCAATTTAGTAATAGTGATGTGGTATTTGATAAAAGACCTTTTAATTTTTCACTCACTGAACCGACCCTTTTTCGCTACCTGGATCCCATTTTTTTCGCCCATAATCATGGCATTAACGTCATTTTGGACAAGCAGGCAAAAGCCGGTTATAACCCCTTTCCCACAACGCTTGCAGAGAACATTGTGAGAGAATGGCAAAGTATTTATCAGGAGCCAATCCATCTGGCATTATAA
- a CDS encoding ATP-binding protein, whose protein sequence is MQPLSMIQTVLENIPQLVFWKSTEGSYLGANRHFLQFVGLPSLEALIGKTDSELVASHPVIRYFGEADDQVLMHNMPHSAISRTIRHNNQALTLLMDKSPLLSETGQLIGVVGVVAVNLPHQSPAEIYLKKIIDSVPHIIFWKDIRSVYLGCNQRFASLINLTPDEIVGKSDFELNWRKEEAELFVAGDLDAMSGNAKINVEETFLQADGQVTIMLVSKVPIYDEQGTCIGVLGVSIDITDRKQLEANLQEALKAAQAANLTKTEFIANMSHDIRTPITGIIGMGKMLEDSLENAETKQYAQWLHQSGQQLLTLLNGVLDIISANNPHEDDLINDWFDLTECLNSLAQLELPTIRMKQLSLVLVIGESVPVRLYGDKHKLHRVLLNLIGNAIKFTHQGSVIVKVERVTTDLLQFQVIDTGVGIPEAQQEKVFERFYRATPSHNSQYQGHGIGLHIVQKYVELMGGKIQLTSIEGEGTTVSLIIPITKNPAQIEYLPATQVKNALLTGAELEQTHDTLPKSESDSPKVLLVEDNLIARKMAETLLKKSGCDYLSADSAEAGFQLLQTHDIDIVFTDIGLPGMDGFQFAAQIRQWEKEHNQTPRQIFALTAHAAKELNDAQINKVDQVLTKPLSCAALEEVMKKNRPNTAEAEKKSAQDLNGFNSFPLFDKEQAITQLGSEEEMLNLLNILLCKEIPESRIALQEAFTHHQWEKLERVAHKLKSGAAYCGTRRLFSACEFLEKALKNGYSPSAEPLYEQLQQVLQQTEQALSTYINEIE, encoded by the coding sequence ATGCAACCCCTATCAATGATACAAACAGTGTTGGAAAATATTCCGCAACTGGTTTTCTGGAAATCCACGGAAGGCTCCTATCTGGGAGCCAACCGTCATTTTTTGCAATTTGTGGGTCTGCCCTCACTTGAGGCATTGATAGGAAAAACAGACAGCGAGCTGGTTGCAAGCCACCCGGTCATTCGTTATTTCGGCGAAGCAGATGATCAGGTTTTAATGCATAACATGCCTCACTCGGCCATCAGCCGAACCATCCGTCATAACAATCAGGCACTAACCCTCTTAATGGATAAATCGCCGCTCTTATCAGAGACTGGACAGCTGATAGGCGTAGTTGGGGTCGTTGCTGTTAATTTGCCGCATCAATCACCCGCTGAGATTTATTTAAAGAAAATCATTGATAGTGTTCCGCATATCATTTTCTGGAAAGATATCCGCTCTGTCTATTTAGGCTGTAACCAGCGCTTTGCCAGTTTAATTAATTTAACGCCGGACGAGATTGTGGGTAAATCCGATTTTGAATTGAACTGGAGAAAAGAAGAAGCAGAACTCTTCGTCGCAGGCGATCTGGATGCGATGTCAGGAAACGCTAAAATTAATGTTGAAGAAACATTCCTGCAAGCGGATGGTCAGGTAACCATTATGCTGGTCAGCAAAGTGCCCATTTATGATGAACAAGGAACTTGCATTGGAGTACTTGGCGTATCTATTGACATTACCGATCGCAAGCAATTAGAAGCCAATCTGCAGGAAGCACTTAAAGCCGCTCAGGCTGCCAATCTGACCAAGACAGAATTTATTGCAAATATGAGCCATGATATCCGTACACCGATTACCGGGATCATCGGCATGGGCAAAATGCTTGAAGATAGCTTGGAAAATGCAGAAACCAAACAGTATGCGCAATGGCTTCATCAGAGCGGGCAGCAGTTATTAACACTGCTTAATGGTGTACTGGATATTATTTCTGCGAATAACCCCCATGAGGATGATTTGATCAATGACTGGTTTGACCTGACCGAGTGTTTAAATAGCCTCGCCCAGTTGGAGCTGCCCACTATTCGAATGAAACAACTGTCACTGGTATTGGTGATTGGTGAGAGCGTTCCTGTTCGTCTTTATGGCGATAAACATAAATTACACCGTGTATTGTTAAATTTAATTGGCAATGCTATTAAATTTACCCATCAAGGCTCGGTCATCGTCAAGGTTGAGCGAGTTACGACCGACTTATTACAATTCCAGGTCATTGATACCGGTGTTGGGATCCCCGAAGCGCAGCAAGAAAAAGTATTTGAACGATTTTATCGCGCAACACCTTCGCATAACAGCCAATACCAGGGACATGGAATCGGCTTGCATATTGTGCAGAAATACGTTGAATTGATGGGCGGCAAAATTCAACTAACCAGTATTGAAGGCGAGGGAACGACAGTAAGTCTAATAATACCTATCACCAAAAATCCAGCCCAAATCGAATATCTTCCTGCAACCCAGGTAAAAAATGCCTTATTGACTGGTGCAGAATTGGAGCAGACTCATGACACCCTACCTAAATCAGAATCTGATAGCCCTAAAGTCTTACTGGTGGAGGATAATCTGATTGCGCGCAAAATGGCAGAAACCTTGCTCAAAAAATCAGGCTGTGATTATTTGTCGGCAGACAGTGCAGAGGCCGGTTTTCAACTTTTGCAAACTCATGACATAGATATAGTCTTTACGGATATTGGCTTGCCAGGCATGGATGGATTTCAGTTTGCAGCTCAAATAAGACAATGGGAAAAAGAGCATAATCAGACTCCACGGCAAATTTTTGCCTTAACCGCCCACGCAGCCAAAGAACTAAACGATGCGCAAATAAACAAAGTAGACCAGGTACTCACCAAACCTTTATCCTGCGCCGCCTTAGAAGAGGTCATGAAGAAAAACCGGCCCAATACTGCGGAAGCTGAAAAAAAATCAGCGCAGGATCTAAATGGCTTCAACAGCTTTCCCCTTTTCGATAAAGAACAGGCCATTACTCAATTAGGCAGTGAAGAGGAAATGCTCAACTTATTGAATATATTATTGTGCAAAGAAATTCCTGAAAGCCGCATTGCTTTGCAAGAAGCATTTACCCATCATCAATGGGAAAAACTGGAGCGTGTGGCCCATAAGCTTAAAAGCGGAGCAGCTTATTGCGGTACCCGTCGCCTTTTTTCCGCCTGTGAGTTCCTGGAAAAAGCATTAAAAAATGGTTACAGCCCCTCTGCAGAGCCTCTTTATGAGCAATTACAACAAGTTCTTCAACAAACCGAACAGGCTCTAAGCACCTATATTAATGAAATAGAGTGA